One genomic segment of Mytilus galloprovincialis chromosome 5, xbMytGall1.hap1.1, whole genome shotgun sequence includes these proteins:
- the LOC143074417 gene encoding perlucin-like protein: MYFIVLAAMCIALAHCMEINWKTYKGMEYALVTTQMTWIEAQRYCSQYGGVLAQPENSDINKYLKSLTDKKTWLWIGASNLPDKKTWEWHNPLKAITFTDWQSSQPNAYSTENCMLYWKSSEGYKWGDYYCNRKYGFICQRKDSNCNGKKPTHGNECEDKKPTHGNECEDKRPSNQKCMTICL; this comes from the exons atgtatttcattgttcTAGCAGCTATGTGTATTGCTCTAG CACACTGTATGGAGATAAATTGGAAGACGTATAAAGGAATGGAATATGCTTTGGTAACAACTCAAATGACATGGATCGAAGCACAG CGATATTGTTCCCAGTATGGAGGTGTATTAGCTCAGCCAGAAAATTCAGATATCAACAAATATCTTAAGTCCCTAACTGACA AGAAAACTTGGCTGTGGATTGGTGCAAGCAATCTACCCGACAAGAAGACATGGGAGTGGCATAACCCACTTAAAGCGATTACGTTTACAGACTGGCAAAGTAGTCAACCTAATGCTTATTCTACTGAAAATTGTATGCTATACTGGAAATCGAGTGAAGGTTACAAATGGGGCGACTACTATTGTAATAGGAAATATGGATTTATATGTCAAAG AAAGGACAGCAACTGCAATGGCAAGAAGCCAACACATGGCAACGAATGTGAGGACAAGAAGCCAACACATGGCAACGAATGTGAAGACAAGAGACCATCAAATCAAAAATGCATGACAATCTGTCTTTAA